The nucleotide window TGTCAAGGATGTAAGCAAAGATGAGTATAAGCAGATTACAGATGAGATTACTCGTTTCCTCAACGGGGGATATAAAGAAATCAAGGAAGATTTGACGGTAAAAATGGCTGCAGCTGCTGAAGAACTTGATTTCGAACGTGCCAAGGAATTTCGCGACAAGATCGCTCATATTGAGGCGACGATGGAAAAGCAGAAGATGACGACGACTGATTTTACCGACCGTGATGTGTTTGGCTATGCAGTCGACAAAGGCTGGATGTGTGTACAGGTCTTTTTTATCCGTCAGGGAAAGTTGATCGAACGCGAGGTTTCGATGTTCCCGATCCACAATGAACCTGAAGAAGATATCCTCACATATCTGGGCCAATTTTACTCAAAAAATGAGCATTTCAAGCCAAAGGAAGTATTGGTACCAGAGGGCGTAGACCTGGAACTTGCGGAGGGGCTGCTTGAAGTGAAAGTCCTGAAACCGCAGAGAGGAAAGAAGAAAGAACTTGTCCACCTGGCGTCCAAGAATGCGAGTATCGCCCTCAAAGAAAAATTTTCGTTAATTGAGCGTGATGAGGAGCGAACCATTAACGCTGTTGAAAACCTTGGCAAGCAAATGGGTATCTACACCCCTCATCGCATTGAGTCTTTCGATAACTCCAATATCCAGGGGACCGATCCGGTTTCAGCGATGATTGTTTTCATCGACGGCAAGCCTGAAAAAAGGGAATACCGCAAATATAAAATTAAATCGGTCAAGGGACCGGATGACTATGAATCGATGAGGGAAGTCGTCAGGCGCAGATATACACGGGTCTTGAAGGAAGGATTGCCGCTGCCGGATTTGATTATCATAGATGGCGGAAAGGGACATATCGAGTCTGCACGTGATGTGCTTGAAAATGAGCTCGGACTCGATATTCCGCTTGCCGGTCTGGCTAAGGATGATAAGCACAGGACTTCTCAGCTGCTGTATGGTAACCCGCTGCAGGTAATCGAACTGGCGCGGAACAGTCAGGAGTTTTACTTGCTGCAAAGAATCCAGGATGAAGTCCACCGGTTCGCGATTACTTTCCATCGCCAGTTAAGAGGCAAAAGTGCGTTTCAATCCTTGCTTGATGATATTCCGGGAATTGGCGAAAAGCGCAAGAAGGCTCTGCTGAAGCATTTCGGTTCGGTGAAAAAAATGAGGGAAGCATCTGTGGAAGAGCTGAATGCTGCCGGAGTTCCAGCTAATGTTGCGGAGGAATTATATCAGAAATTACAGAATTAATGTAGCATTCTATTTTTAGGTGTGCTATAATTATGAAAATTTCATATAACTATCACTTTAGAGCATTAAAGTGTAGATAGAGGTGCGAACTTCAAGAGTAAAAGTCATGAGAATTGTAGGATTCATTGATGGACTTTGAAAGGGGATGTTCGCCGAAGTGGGGAAATACCTATCGATTTTCTCGCTGGTCCTTCGTTGAATAAACGCTGGATTGTCAAGATTGCCATCTTGGAGTGCTATCTCATGTTGCAGCGTATATCTACGTTAATTAAGCATTGGGAGCCACTTCCATTGCTTTTTCTGTTTTTAAGGGCATTTTAACAGATATGTGAAAGTCCTTGGGGAAAATACATATGCGGCGTGTCCATGAAACTCTATTAGAGGCAAAATAAAGAATGAAGAGGCAGGGGAAACGTATGGGATTGATTGTACAGAAATTCGGAGGAACATCGGTAGGCAGCGTTGAAAGGATCAGGAACGCTGCCAGCAGGACAGCAGAAGAACTGCAGAATGGCAACAATGTCGTCGTGGTCGTATCAGCAATGGGCAAAACGACGGACCATCTTGTTGACATGGCGAATGATATTTCCAGCTCGCCATCAAAGAGAGAGATGGATATGCTTTTGACAACGGGAGAGCAAATTACGATCGCGCTTTATTCCATGGCGTTGAAGCAAAATGGCATTGATGCTGTTTCCTATACCGGCTGGCAAGCAGGAATCAAGACGGAAGCCGTACACGGAAACGCCCGGATTGTCGATATCGACTCAGACAGAATTGCCCATGATTTAGAGAGTGGCAAGGTGGTTATTGTAGCGGGATTCCAGGGTGTGACCGATGAAGGGGAAATCACTACGCTTGGACGCGGCGGATCAGATACAACGGCCGTAGCCCTTGCGGCGGCTTTGAAGGCGGATAAATGCGATATCTATACCGATGTGACTGGCGTGTTCACGACAGACCCTAGATATGTGAAAAGCGCGAGAAAATTGCTGACTGTTTCCTATGATGAAATGCTCGAGTTGGCAAACCTCGGGGCAGGTGTGCTCCATCCGCGTGCAGTGGAATTCGCTAAGAACTATGGGCTACCACTTGAAGTAAGGTCCAGCATGGAAAAAGAAAGAGGTACGATCATCGAGGAGGAGAATGAATTGGAACAGAATTTAATCGTACGCGGTGTAGCGTTTGAAGATCAGATTACGAGAGTATCAGTCCTTGGAGTAAGTACTTCATTAAAAGGACTGTCAACTATATTTACCACACTTGCACATAACCACATAAATGTCGACATCATTGTCCAGAGCCGTACAGAAGCAGGGTTAGCCAATATCTCGTTCTCCATTAAAAGTAACGATCTCCCGGAAGTACTAGACGTATTGGAACGCAATAAAGAAACATTAAACTATCAAGCGGTCGAATCCGAGACCGTCCTGGCAAAGGTGTCGATTGTAGGTTCAGGAATGGTTTCAAACCCGGGTGTAGCTGCCAAAATGTTCGAAGTCCTTGAAGGAAATGGCATCCAGGTAAAGATGGTCAGCACATCTGAAATCAAAGTCTCGACCGTAGTTGATGAAAAACAAATGGTGAACGCAGTAGAATCATTGCATGAAGCATTTGAGCTATATTCAGGAGCGGTTAAGACAAATTAAGAGAGTGGAAATGAGTAAGGCTTTTTTATCCATTGAATCATCATGTCCGGAAAAAGTGATATTGCAATGTGTACGGCCACCTAAAAATGAAAATGTGCCCGAAATCCGAGAGTACAGAGAATCTCGGTAACATAAATGAGGAACATGTGCCCGAAATCGGAGAATGCAGAGAATTTCGGTAACATAAATGAGGAACATGTGCCCGAAATCCGAGAGTGCGGAGAATCTCGGTAACATAAATGAGGAACATGTGCCCGAAATCCCAGAATGCAGAGAATTTCGGTAACATAAATGAGGAACATGTGCCTGAAATCCGAGAGTGCGGAGAATCTCGGTAACATAAATGAGGAACATGTGCCCGAAATCCGAGAGTGGGGAGAATTTCGGTAACATAAATGAGGAACATGTGCCCGAAATCGGAGAATGCAGAGAATTTCGGTAACATAAATGAGGAACATGTGCCCGAAATCGAAGAGTGCAGAGAATTTCGGTAACATAAATGAGGAACATGTGCCCGAAATCGAAGAGTGCAGAGAATTTCGGTAACATAAATGAGGAACATGTGCCCGAAATCGGAGAATGCAGAGAATTTCGGTAACATAAATGAGGAACATGTGCCCGAAATCCGAGAGTGCGGAGAATCTCGGTAACATAAATGAGGAACATGTGCCCGAAATCCCAGAATGCAGAGAATCTCGGTAACATAAATGAGGAACATGTGCCTGAAATCGGAGAGTGCGGAGAATCTCGGTAACATAAATGAGGAACATGTGCCCGAAATCCGAGAGTGGGGAGAATCGCGGTAACATAAATGAGGAACATGTGCCCGAAATCGCAGAATGAAGAGAATCTCGGTAACATAAATGAGGAACATGTGCCCGAAATCGGAGAGTGCAGAGAATTTCGGGCACATAAATGGGGTTTTAAGCATAGTAAAGGGCACAGAAAGGTTTCACTGTGCCCTGTGAACTCAGATTGAATGGATGCGATACGATACGTAGTTACTTACAACCAGTAGTGATTAATTACTTCTCATCAATCAAATCATTCTTATCCCATTTGACCGTGAACAGAATTTTTGATGATTTTTTATTTGGATGTTCGAAGGTTTCGGCTGTCACGTTTTTCTGCTGTTCCATTTGTTGGGCGATGAAGCCTGCTTCTAGCTGGAATGTGCAATTTGGATTGTTTTTCAGTCGAGAGGAAATTAGCTCGCTGCCCAGTTCAAGCACCATTTCTCTTCGGGATTCTTCTTTGATGGTAAGTATTCCCCAGCCGGCATCCTCGAAAAAGCGGATGGTCTCTTCTAGGGTTGCTAATGGAAACTTTCGGGCAATTCGTTTTCCGTCCCAATACATAATTTCTGGCGCATCTTTGCTGAGCAATTCCGGCAGAAGGAATTCCCTGATCAATTCGTATCCAAACGCCGGGACAGCCAGTCGCTCGCTCTCGGTTTTTTGCTCAGAAGTAGTTATTTCGCTCATGTTCTCCCCTCTTTCTATCACTCTATTATAAACAATATGCCACGAAAACATTAAATTTAAAAGTTGTTAAATTTTGCTTGGTATAAGAATTTCTATAAAATTTTTCCATGTTTATACAATACCCGAAACTTTAGTATCTAAAAATTATTGTTCCGGAAAATTAAATCAGCTGTGTGAGATAGCCAATAGTATTATTTTAATATACTCTTTCATACGTTGAAATAATTAGAAAGTGGGATTTTTTCAATATCAATATATTTTAAAAATTTTATTTATATAAGCATTTTTATGTATACGTTTTCTTGACGCTCAAATATGATGGGAGTAAAATGAACATGTCACATAATTGTAAGAAATGCTTATTTTTTGATGTTGGGTTGAATCAATCTGTTAGGTTAATAGGGATGGGGAGACAAGCCTGAACATCACGGCCAAATTTCAAGGGGGGTATACATATGGCAGGTAGACAAGAGTTTTATTGGCGGAGGCTGCATTCTTTACTGGGTGTTATTCCAGTAGGTCTTTTCCTTATGCAGCACCTTGTAGTCAACCATTTTGCTACAGGGGGAGAAGAATCATTCAATAACGCAGCACATTTTATGGAGCAGTTGCCTTTCAGGTATTTTCTAGAAATTTTCATTATCTTCTTACCATTATTATTCCATGCAATCTACGGTCTTTATATTGCTTTTACAGCTAAAAACAATATAGGCCAATATGGCTTTTTCAGGAACTGGATGTTCATGCTTCAGCGTGTCTCTGGTGTCATCACATTGATTTTCGTAGCATGGCATGTATGGGAAACTCGTATTGCTGCAGCATTTGGTGCAGACGTTAACTTCCAGATGATGGAGACGATTCTATCAACTCCATTTATGCTATGGATCTATTTAATTGGTGTTATTTCTACTACTTTCCACTTTGCGAATGGATTATGGTCATTCTTCGTAAGCTGGGGTATCACTGTAACACCGCGTTCACAAGTAATTTCTACTTATGTTACTATCGGAGTTTTCATTGCGCTTTCGATCGTAGGTGTCCGCGCAATCCTGGCATTCGTTTAAGCCCTTCGTGAAAGGACTAAATGATGAAAAAGAATTACTTTTGATCGTATATGAAAGACAGACTTGGATTTAAGGGAGTGAGTCACGATGAGTAAAGGTAAGGTGATCGTAGTCGGCGGTGGTTTGGCTGGCTTAATGGCTACTATAAAAGTTGCAGAAACAGGAACTCCTGTTGAACTGTTTTCTCTTGTGCCGGTAAAACGTTCCCACTCTGTTTGTGCACAGGGCGGAATCAACGGTGCAGTAAATACAAAAGGTGAAGGTGACTCTCCGTGGGTACACTTCGATGATACAATATACGGCGGTGACTTCCTTGCGAATCAGCCTCCTGTAAAAGCAATGGCTGAAGCAGCACCGGGGATCATCCACCTTCTTGACCGTATGGGTGTAATGTTCAACCGTACACCTGAAGGATTGCTTGACTTCCGCCGTTTCGGAGGTACACAGCACCACCGTACAGCATTTGCAGGTGCGACAACTGGACAACAGCTTCTATACGCTTTGGATGAACAGGTACGCCGCCATGAAGTGGCTGGTTTGGTCACAAAGTACGAAGGATGGGAATTCCTCGGAATAGTCAAGGATGAAGAAGGTGTTTGCCGCGGTGTCGTAGCGCAAAACCTTACTTCAATGGAAATCAAGTCCTTTGCTGCTGATGCCGTTATCATGGCAACTGGCGGTCCTGGTATCATTTTTGGTAAAACTACGAACTCAGTTATCAATACGGGTTCAGCTGCTGCGATCATTTATCAGCAGGGAGGATATTACGCTAACGGTGAATTCATCCAAATCCACCCTACTGCAATCCCGGGAGATGACAAACTCCGCCTGATGAGTGAATCTGCCCGCGGTGAAGGCGGAAGAGTTTGGACTTATAAGGATGGCAAGCCATGGTACTTCCTTGAAGAGAAGTACCCTGCATATGGAAACCTTGTTCCTCGTGACATCGCAACACGAGAAATTTTCGATGTGTGCGTAAGCCAAAAGCTTGGCATCAACGGCGAGAACATGGTTTATCTTGATCTTTCACATAAGGATCCTAAAGAGCTTGATATCAAGCTTGGCGGTATCATTGAAATCTATGAGAAATTCATGGGTGATGACCCAAGAAAAGTTCCTATGAAAATCTTCCCTGCAGTTCACTATTCTATGGGTGGACTATGGGTGGACTATGATCAAATGACAAACATTCCTGGATTGTTTGCAGCAGGTGAGGTTGATTACTCACAGCACGGTGCGAACCGTCTTGGAGCCAACTCTTTATTGTCAGCAATCTATGGCGGTATGGTAGCAGGCCCGAATGCGATCCGTTACATTAATGGCCTTGAAAAGAGCTCCGATGCAGTTTCTACGGCTCTATTCGATGATGCTGTAATGATGGAACAGGAAAAGTGGGACAATGTCATGTCACTTGATGGCACTGAAAATGCATATGTTCTTCACAAAGAGCTTGGCGAGTGGATGACTGACAATGTAACGGTTGTACGCTACAATGACAGACTTCTCAAGACAGACGAGAAAATCGTCGAGTTGATGGAGCGCTATAAGAATATCAATATCAACGATACTGCAAAATGGAGCAACCAGGGTGCTGTATTCACACGCCAGCTTCAAAACATGCTTCAGCTTGCACGAGTTATTACAATCGGTGCTTATAATCGTAACGAAAGCCGTGGGGCTCACTATAAACCAGAATTCCCTGATCGTAATGATGAGGATTTCATGAAAACAACGATGGCGAAGTTTGTTGATGCAAACTCTGCTCCAGCATTCCATTATGAAGAAGTAGATACTTCATTAATCCAACCGCGTAAGCGCGATTACTCTAAGAAGAAGGGGGAGTAATAAGGCATGTCAGAGAATAAAACTGTTACTTTTGTAATCAGCCGTCAGGATACTCCTGATTCAGCCCCTTATGAGGAAACGTTCGTATTAGATTATCGTCCAAATATGAACGTCATTTCGGCACTGATGGAAATCCGACGTAATCCAGTGAATTCAAAAGGCGAAGCCACTACACCGATTTCATGGGATATGAACTGTCTTGAGGAAGTATGTGGCGCATGTTCCATGGTCATTAACGGACGTCCTCGCCAGTCTTGTTCTGCGCTGGTTGACCAGTTGGAGCAGCCAATCAGGCTCGAGCCGATGAGAACATTCCCGGTTGTCCGCGATTTGCAGGTTGACCGCAGCCGCATGTTCGATTCTTTGAAGCGTGTTAAAGCATGGGTCCCAATCGATGGTACTTACGATCTTGGACCTGGTCCACGTATGCCTGAGAAAAAGCGTCAGTGGGCATATGAACTTTCCAAGTGTATGACTTGCGGTGTCTGCCTGGAGGCTTGCCCTAATGTAAACGACAAATCAGATTTCATCGGGCCGCAGTCATTATCACAGGTTCGTCTCTTCAATGCCCACCCAACAGGTGCTTTGAACAAAGGCGAGCGTCTTGAAACAATCATGGGAGACGGCGGACTTGCAAACTGCGGTAACTCACAGAACTGCGTACAGTCTTGCCCGAAAGGCATTCCATTGATAACTTCAATCGCAGCTTTGAACCGTGATACAACATTGCAGGCATTCAAGAACTTCTTTGGTAGTGATCAAGTTTAATAAGTAACCTCCTTTTCTTTTAGAAAGGGAGGTTTTTTAACTGAATAAGAAAGTATAAATTTTTTGCATTTAGATTAGTGTCTAGCTCGAGCGCCTATCCCCTCGAGTCGCTTGTCTAGCTGAGGCTCCTAACTCCTCGAGGCGCTTGTCCAGTGTCGCCTCCTAGAAACTCCGAAACTTCAACTCCGCCGGCAGAAGCAAAAAGCGCTTCTTTGTCGGAGTCTCCAGTTTCTGCGTTTCTGGACATTCGGCTATACATTTCAGTTTCGGTCCTGTCAATGAAGTCAAGGAGCGACTTCACTGGTCGGCCCTCCAGCGCTTGTCGGGGCTGACCAAGGAGCTTGCGCTTTTCTTATTTCCGCAGAAAAATAGTACTATTTTTGAGTGTGGTTCCCTTGTTATACTTTACTTAAGGCAGAAATGGGAGCGGTATATGAAACTTACAAAGATCTTGGCGCTTGGAATTATGGTTAGTGGTGTAGTTATTCTGGGGATTGGGTTGTTTCAGTTATGGGACATTAAACGGCAGGAGCAGGTTTCACTTGAAGCAGCAAAAGAATTGGTCAAGGAAGATAAACCGAAGGCTAAAAAGGAAGAGTTCAAGCCTGAGACAGGAAAAGCTTCTGGCTTACTCGTGATACCAAAAATTAATGCGGAACTGGCAATAGTGGAAGGAACGGATGCTGACGACCTTGAAAAAGGGGTTGGTCACTATAAGGGTTCGTTCTACCCTGAAGAAAATGGACAAATTGTCCTCTCAGGGCATCGTGATACGGTTTTTCGAAAAGCAGGCGACCTGGAGTTGGGTGATCACCTGACGATGAAAATGCCTTATGGTGATTATACATACGAGATAACAGGCACGAAGATTGTCAGCGCAGATGATACCAGTATCATTACCCTGCAAAATTCCGAAGAGGAACTCATTTTGACAACATGCTATCCATTCAGCTATGTAGGTGATGCCCCCGACCGTTATATTATTTATGCAAAAAGGACATCGGATGATCATTGAATCCGAAATACTATAAAAGCAAGCCAGGACCTATAGTCCTGGCTTGCTTACTTTTTATCTGGTAAATAAGTTGTATTTTAAGAAAACGTTTTCATACTATAGATTCATTTTTCAGTATTTAACAAAAAACTTACATTCACTTCATGAAAAGGCGTAATTATCCATGTTATATTTCTCTTGGCGGAAGACTATAAATTCCGACAAAATTTTTAGGAGGAATATAGGTGGGGAATATTAAGCGTAAAACTTTTTCCTGGCTCACAGCAATTATTTTACTAGTAAGCTATGCGATCCCGTTTTCTGGTCAAGCATCTGCTGAAACCGTTATGACTGTTCAGCAGGCAATCGAGAATAATAGTGGTACAGCTACAGTGGAAGGTTACATAGTAGGACATGCAAGGGGTACCAACTCTTACAACTATGAAGCGCCGTTTGGGGATGATTATAATTTTCTGATGGCTGATATTGCAGGAGAAACCGACCCTGCTAAATTATTGCCTGTACAAATTAAATCGAGCTTTAGAAGTGAATTTGGCTTAAAGACTAATCCTGATATCGTTGGAAAAAAGGTGCAGGTTGCAGGTTCGCTTGAAGCCTATTTCACTGTCCCCGGCCTTAAATCTCCTACTTCAATGCAGTTCGCTGACGGCAGTGGTGGAGAACCAGGTGCCCCTGGTGAGCCAAAGCCACCAGCAGTAACTGGCCTGAATATTCATGATATCCAGGGTGAAGGCCACGTTTCTCCATATAAAGACAAGGAAGTAGCCGGAGTTTCAGGTGTTGTGACAAGGATTGAAGGAACCAATGCTTTCTTTATGCAAGAGCCTGAAGACGATGGAAATCCAAATACATCAGAAGCTATCTATGTGTACAAAAAAGCTCACGGCCTTACTGTGGGTGATCGAGTCGAAGTCGGTGGACTTGTAAAGGAGTGGGTACTTGATGGATATAGTGAAAAACTCCAAACAGATCTTGCCATGACTGAAATTAACGCTACTGCAGTCCGTAAGCTTGCTTCAGGACTGGAACTGCCAGAGCCTGTCATCATAGGCCAAGACCGCATCATACCAACCGAAATAATTGATAATGACCAGTTTAGTGTTTTCGATCCATCTGAAGATGGCATCGATTTTTATGAAAGCCTTGAAGGAATGAGAATCGGGGTAGACGGACCTCAGGTAGTTGGCCCTCAAAAATATGGCGAAGTACCGGTCATCGCGAATAAGGTAGAAGGGAAAGTATACAGCCCGCAAGGCGGCATCCTGCTGACTGAGGAAAGCTCTAATCCTGAAAGAATGTTCCTGTTAATCGATCGTGATTTTGTAGCAAAAGCAGGCGACCGATTTAACGGCTTGGTTACAGGTGTTGTAAGCTATGGTTATTCAAATTATAAAATCCTTGTTGATCAGGAAACTCTTCCTGAGCTAATTGAAAGTGACTTGATCGAGGATGTTGTCGCATTGGAATATAAAGAAAATAAACTGACCATCGCCAGCTATAATATTGAGAACTTTTCAGCTGAAACGAGTGCAGCCAAGACCTCAAGAATTGCAGATTCCATGATCAATAATTTACAAACACCCGATATTATTGGCCTTGTAGAGGTCCAGGATAATGATGGACAGATTGCCAGTGGCTCTGCGGATGCATCACAAAGCTACCAGGCTTTGATTGATGAAATTATTGCTCAAGGTGGACCTGCATACCGCTGGACCGACATTGCCCCTGAGTATAACGAGGATGGTGGTGCGCCTGGAGGTAATATCCGGGTTGGATATATATATAATCCAGAACGAGTACAACTTAAAGAAGCCCCGAAAGGAACAGCTACAGACGCTGTTGCCTATGAAAATGGGGACCTGACCTTGAATCCGGGTAGAATTGATCCACAGAATCCTATTTTTGAAGATACGAGAAAGCCATTGGCTGCAGAGTTTGTATTTAAGGGGCAGGAAGTAATTGTCATTGCTAACCATTTCAACTCCAAAGGCGGGGATGATCCTTTGTTTGGTGTTACCCAGCCGCCTGTACTAGATAGCGAGGTAAAAAGAATCGAGATTGCCAGATTGCTCAATGAATTTGTTGCCGGTATCCATGAGGAAGATTCAAAGGCTAATGTTGTCGTTCTTGGCGATTTGAATGACTTTGAATTTTCCGAGCCAATTG belongs to Mesobacillus subterraneus and includes:
- the uvrC gene encoding excinuclease ABC subunit UvrC — its product is MNEQIRNKLALLPGQPGCYLMKDRQGTIIYVGKAKVLKNRVRSYFTGSHDGKTLRLVNEIEDFEYIVTSSDMEALLLEINLIKKYDPKYNIMLKDDKSYPFIKLTAERHPKLIITRKVKKDSGKYFGPYPNVQAANETKKLLDRIYPLRKCSTLPDRVCLYYHMGQCLAPCVKDVSKDEYKQITDEITRFLNGGYKEIKEDLTVKMAAAAEELDFERAKEFRDKIAHIEATMEKQKMTTTDFTDRDVFGYAVDKGWMCVQVFFIRQGKLIEREVSMFPIHNEPEEDILTYLGQFYSKNEHFKPKEVLVPEGVDLELAEGLLEVKVLKPQRGKKKELVHLASKNASIALKEKFSLIERDEERTINAVENLGKQMGIYTPHRIESFDNSNIQGTDPVSAMIVFIDGKPEKREYRKYKIKSVKGPDDYESMREVVRRRYTRVLKEGLPLPDLIIIDGGKGHIESARDVLENELGLDIPLAGLAKDDKHRTSQLLYGNPLQVIELARNSQEFYLLQRIQDEVHRFAITFHRQLRGKSAFQSLLDDIPGIGEKRKKALLKHFGSVKKMREASVEELNAAGVPANVAEELYQKLQN
- a CDS encoding aspartate kinase, whose protein sequence is MGLIVQKFGGTSVGSVERIRNAASRTAEELQNGNNVVVVVSAMGKTTDHLVDMANDISSSPSKREMDMLLTTGEQITIALYSMALKQNGIDAVSYTGWQAGIKTEAVHGNARIVDIDSDRIAHDLESGKVVIVAGFQGVTDEGEITTLGRGGSDTTAVALAAALKADKCDIYTDVTGVFTTDPRYVKSARKLLTVSYDEMLELANLGAGVLHPRAVEFAKNYGLPLEVRSSMEKERGTIIEEENELEQNLIVRGVAFEDQITRVSVLGVSTSLKGLSTIFTTLAHNHINVDIIVQSRTEAGLANISFSIKSNDLPEVLDVLERNKETLNYQAVESETVLAKVSIVGSGMVSNPGVAAKMFEVLEGNGIQVKMVSTSEIKVSTVVDEKQMVNAVESLHEAFELYSGAVKTN
- a CDS encoding YslB family protein — its product is MSEITTSEQKTESERLAVPAFGYELIREFLLPELLSKDAPEIMYWDGKRIARKFPLATLEETIRFFEDAGWGILTIKEESRREMVLELGSELISSRLKNNPNCTFQLEAGFIAQQMEQQKNVTAETFEHPNKKSSKILFTVKWDKNDLIDEK
- a CDS encoding succinate dehydrogenase cytochrome b558 subunit, which translates into the protein MAGRQEFYWRRLHSLLGVIPVGLFLMQHLVVNHFATGGEESFNNAAHFMEQLPFRYFLEIFIIFLPLLFHAIYGLYIAFTAKNNIGQYGFFRNWMFMLQRVSGVITLIFVAWHVWETRIAAAFGADVNFQMMETILSTPFMLWIYLIGVISTTFHFANGLWSFFVSWGITVTPRSQVISTYVTIGVFIALSIVGVRAILAFV
- the sdhA gene encoding succinate dehydrogenase flavoprotein subunit → MSKGKVIVVGGGLAGLMATIKVAETGTPVELFSLVPVKRSHSVCAQGGINGAVNTKGEGDSPWVHFDDTIYGGDFLANQPPVKAMAEAAPGIIHLLDRMGVMFNRTPEGLLDFRRFGGTQHHRTAFAGATTGQQLLYALDEQVRRHEVAGLVTKYEGWEFLGIVKDEEGVCRGVVAQNLTSMEIKSFAADAVIMATGGPGIIFGKTTNSVINTGSAAAIIYQQGGYYANGEFIQIHPTAIPGDDKLRLMSESARGEGGRVWTYKDGKPWYFLEEKYPAYGNLVPRDIATREIFDVCVSQKLGINGENMVYLDLSHKDPKELDIKLGGIIEIYEKFMGDDPRKVPMKIFPAVHYSMGGLWVDYDQMTNIPGLFAAGEVDYSQHGANRLGANSLLSAIYGGMVAGPNAIRYINGLEKSSDAVSTALFDDAVMMEQEKWDNVMSLDGTENAYVLHKELGEWMTDNVTVVRYNDRLLKTDEKIVELMERYKNININDTAKWSNQGAVFTRQLQNMLQLARVITIGAYNRNESRGAHYKPEFPDRNDEDFMKTTMAKFVDANSAPAFHYEEVDTSLIQPRKRDYSKKKGE
- the sdhB gene encoding succinate dehydrogenase iron-sulfur subunit — its product is MSENKTVTFVISRQDTPDSAPYEETFVLDYRPNMNVISALMEIRRNPVNSKGEATTPISWDMNCLEEVCGACSMVINGRPRQSCSALVDQLEQPIRLEPMRTFPVVRDLQVDRSRMFDSLKRVKAWVPIDGTYDLGPGPRMPEKKRQWAYELSKCMTCGVCLEACPNVNDKSDFIGPQSLSQVRLFNAHPTGALNKGERLETIMGDGGLANCGNSQNCVQSCPKGIPLITSIAALNRDTTLQAFKNFFGSDQV
- a CDS encoding class D sortase, translated to MKLTKILALGIMVSGVVILGIGLFQLWDIKRQEQVSLEAAKELVKEDKPKAKKEEFKPETGKASGLLVIPKINAELAIVEGTDADDLEKGVGHYKGSFYPEENGQIVLSGHRDTVFRKAGDLELGDHLTMKMPYGDYTYEITGTKIVSADDTSIITLQNSEEELILTTCYPFSYVGDAPDRYIIYAKRTSDDH
- a CDS encoding DUF6359 domain-containing protein — its product is MGNIKRKTFSWLTAIILLVSYAIPFSGQASAETVMTVQQAIENNSGTATVEGYIVGHARGTNSYNYEAPFGDDYNFLMADIAGETDPAKLLPVQIKSSFRSEFGLKTNPDIVGKKVQVAGSLEAYFTVPGLKSPTSMQFADGSGGEPGAPGEPKPPAVTGLNIHDIQGEGHVSPYKDKEVAGVSGVVTRIEGTNAFFMQEPEDDGNPNTSEAIYVYKKAHGLTVGDRVEVGGLVKEWVLDGYSEKLQTDLAMTEINATAVRKLASGLELPEPVIIGQDRIIPTEIIDNDQFSVFDPSEDGIDFYESLEGMRIGVDGPQVVGPQKYGEVPVIANKVEGKVYSPQGGILLTEESSNPERMFLLIDRDFVAKAGDRFNGLVTGVVSYGYSNYKILVDQETLPELIESDLIEDVVALEYKENKLTIASYNIENFSAETSAAKTSRIADSMINNLQTPDIIGLVEVQDNDGQIASGSADASQSYQALIDEIIAQGGPAYRWTDIAPEYNEDGGAPGGNIRVGYIYNPERVQLKEAPKGTATDAVAYENGDLTLNPGRIDPQNPIFEDTRKPLAAEFVFKGQEVIVIANHFNSKGGDDPLFGVTQPPVLDSEVKRIEIARLLNEFVAGIHEEDSKANVVVLGDLNDFEFSEPIEVLVNGQLTNMVETLPEGERFTYNYQGNSQVLDHILVSNHLADQTEADIININSLYMEEHGRASDHDPVMVQIHLNNGQSQCPDKIGKGPEKKNQDNGKHLGHDKKGKACGYDKAG